A genomic stretch from Setaria viridis chromosome 1, Setaria_viridis_v4.0, whole genome shotgun sequence includes:
- the LOC117841641 gene encoding uncharacterized protein: MAYLPPHKRHTSSTASAPTPNPPPPSLSSSLRSLSLSSPRDRGRGGGGRHPLPSNKIIHAADCISRWSPLPPFFPGPKDSDGEEPTLRLEPFPCDPIERKTGAKPLALVASSPGQGSSGSTATAVTAIAERFLPDLLAAAKRAKASYAPKEEELVKLNLVARVGKVLFQTQPGRSPVSLETLRQAAKAGEGASKSQLHKSFYTNVPNECLDDMEQSVVKRMALEFDSSKEHYHVKVFDKHRSDSTISCKCTVEEDGSLAIHKVEWNKVRHLVEDISCLFKDLDLRLMLCTKRILKTLDPEVENALKSLVSSAVIDPDVKGGLRWPLGKESIGERFSIVGVWHTNYKAFRNETLRLKLRHGDRFDHRTSAGEVSNEVTFKLIGMSRRLEDVDPEETSLKDMLEPVVQMVWDNALNYKIVP; the protein is encoded by the exons atGGCGTACCTCCCGCCTCACAAGCGCCACACcagctccaccgcctccgcgcccaCCCCCAATCCGCCCCCTccgtccctctcctcctccctccgctccctctccctctcctccccgcgcgaccgcggccgcggcggcggcgggcgccaccCGCTCCCTTCCAACAAGATCATCCACGCCGCCGACTGCATATCCCGCTGGTCTCCCCTCCCGCCCTTCTTCCCTGGCCCCAAAGACAGCGACGGCGAGGAGCCCACCCTCCGCCTCGAGCCCTTCCCCTGCGACCCCATCGAGCGCAAGACCGGCGCCAAGCCcctcgctctcgtcgcctcCTCCCCAGGACAAGGCTCCTCGGGCTCCACGGCGACCGCGGTAACTGCCATCGCCGAGAGGTTCTTGCCCGACCTCCTGGCCGCCGCGAAGAGGGCCAAGGCGAGCTACGCACCCAAGGAGGAAGAGTTGGTGAAGCTGAATCTCGTGGCCAGAGTGGGAAAGGTGCTCTTCCAGACCCAGCC CGGTAGATCACCTGTCTCCTTAGAGACACTACGCCAGGCCGCGAAAGCAGGGGAAGGTGCTTCCAAGAGCCAGTTGCATAAATCGTTCTACACGAATGTGCCCAATGAGTGTCTGGATGATATGGAGCAATCCGTGGTGAAGAGGATGGCGCTGGAGTTTGATTCGTCCAAGGAGCACTACCATGTGAAG GTGTTTGACAAGCACCGCAGTGATTCTACAATATCTTGCAAATGCACTGTGGAAGAAGATGGGAGCCTTGCTATCCATAAA GTTGAATGGAATAAGGTACGGCACTTGGTGGAAGACATATCCTGCCTTTTCAAAGACCTTGATCTAAGGCTGATGTTATGTACAAAAAGGATCCTGAAAACCCTTGAT CCTGAAGTGGAAAATGCTTTAAAGAGCTTGGTGTCTTCTGCTGTTATTGATCCTGATGTGAAAGGGGGACTTAGATGGCCACTTGGAAAAGAGTCCATTGGTGAGAGGTTCAGCATAGTTGGGGTGTGGCACACAAACTACAAGGCTTTCAGAAATGAAACCCTAAGGCTCAAGTTGAGGCATGGTGACCGATTTGATCACCGAACCTCAGCTGGGGAAGTTTCCAATGAAGTTACCTTCAAACTAATTGGCATGTCTCGAAGACTGGAG GATGTTGATCCAGAAGAAACCTCTCTGAAGGATATGCTGGAGCCTGTGGTTCAAATGGTCTGGGACAATGCTCTGAACTACAAGATCGTGCCTTGA